A stretch of Faecalibacterium duncaniae DNA encodes these proteins:
- a CDS encoding MFS transporter codes for MAKVKQPLEENGIHRAKMWEIMMYALNNTSTNTYMMVVGYISYFLIGIVGLASVLAGSIVTIMRIWDGVTDPFVGMMVDKTNGKFGKNRPFIVIGQVIMFATTFVMFNFIPKMGTGVRFVAFIIIYMIYILGYTCQCVVTKSAQTCLTNDPKQRPIFAMCDTVYNIILMNIVIPVIVTDSLVPKFTLTAENNAAEIASLVAQNPALAGIVEKSGGNLSAFYNPGLFTTMQLMFGGLSAVFAVCAIIALWRKDRPKYFGLGTTQKVGVKDYVDTLAHNRAIQMLVVSASTDKLFMSTMSNSTVMICLFGIIFGNYAAFSSYSQITSIPIALISILLMNKIARQMGQKASMMTGTYGGIIGSIIITLFLVFVNPRGDASKFAIPAFRIIRPDTWGTLFTGWSAVGLIFILLVIAWRGVQALSSSIVITMTADCADYEVYRTGKYVPGLMGTLFSFVDKLVSSLATTLVALFYSMVGFKDALPDTLTPYSDGIFWATIGCFVLLPIVGWLCNVVAMHFYPLTKEKMEEIQAEIGRIKAEAAAKQA; via the coding sequence ATGGCAAAGGTCAAACAGCCGCTTGAAGAAAACGGCATCCACAGAGCGAAAATGTGGGAGATCATGATGTACGCTCTGAACAACACCTCCACCAACACCTACATGATGGTGGTCGGTTACATCAGCTACTTCCTGATCGGTATCGTCGGTCTGGCATCCGTGCTGGCCGGTTCCATTGTTACCATCATGCGCATCTGGGACGGTGTCACCGACCCGTTCGTTGGTATGATGGTCGATAAGACCAACGGCAAGTTCGGCAAAAACCGTCCGTTCATTGTGATCGGTCAGGTCATCATGTTCGCCACCACCTTCGTGATGTTCAACTTCATCCCCAAGATGGGCACTGGTGTCCGCTTTGTTGCGTTCATCATCATCTACATGATCTACATCCTGGGCTACACCTGCCAGTGCGTTGTCACCAAGTCTGCTCAGACCTGCCTGACCAACGATCCCAAGCAGCGCCCCATCTTCGCAATGTGCGATACCGTGTACAACATCATCCTGATGAACATCGTCATCCCTGTCATCGTTACCGACAGCCTGGTTCCCAAGTTCACCCTGACTGCTGAGAACAACGCTGCAGAGATCGCTTCTCTGGTGGCACAGAACCCCGCTCTGGCAGGCATCGTGGAGAAGTCTGGCGGCAACCTGTCCGCTTTCTACAACCCCGGCCTGTTCACCACCATGCAGCTGATGTTCGGCGGCCTGTCTGCAGTGTTTGCAGTCTGCGCCATCATTGCTCTGTGGCGTAAGGACCGTCCCAAGTACTTCGGCCTGGGCACCACCCAGAAGGTCGGCGTTAAGGATTACGTTGACACCCTGGCTCACAACCGTGCCATCCAGATGCTGGTGGTCTCCGCATCTACCGATAAGCTGTTCATGTCTACCATGAGCAACTCCACCGTTATGATCTGCCTGTTCGGCATCATCTTCGGCAACTATGCCGCATTCTCCAGCTACTCTCAGATCACCTCTATCCCCATCGCTCTGATCTCCATCCTGCTGATGAACAAGATCGCTCGTCAGATGGGCCAGAAGGCATCCATGATGACCGGCACCTATGGCGGTATCATCGGTTCTATCATCATCACCCTGTTCCTGGTCTTTGTGAACCCCAGGGGCGATGCTTCCAAGTTTGCGATCCCCGCATTCCGTATCATCCGTCCCGACACCTGGGGCACCCTGTTCACCGGCTGGAGTGCAGTGGGCCTGATCTTCATCCTGCTGGTCATCGCATGGCGCGGTGTGCAGGCTCTGTCCTCCTCTATCGTTATCACCATGACCGCTGACTGCGCCGACTACGAGGTTTATCGTACCGGCAAGTACGTCCCCGGCCTGATGGGCACCCTGTTCAGCTTTGTGGATAAGCTGGTCTCCTCTCTGGCAACCACTCTGGTGGCCCTGTTCTACTCCATGGTCGGCTTCAAGGACGCTCTGCCCGATACCCTGACTCCGTACTCTGACGGCATCTTCTGGGCAACCATCGGCTGCTTTGTCCTGCTGCCCATCGTTGGCTGGCTGTGCAACGTTGTTGCCATGCACTTCTATCCCCTGACCAAGGAGAAGATGGAAGAGATCCAGGCTGAGATCGGCCGCATCAAGGCTGAGGCTGCTGCAAAGCAGGCTTAA
- a CDS encoding glycoside hydrolase family 2 protein, which yields MREIISLNENWTLSFPKGERPTEQVTLPHTWNAVDGMDGNGSYLRTTGVYTRTFTQPKQPLAGGRTYVEVLAAALAATVKVNGQVATTHEGGFSIFRADVTDLCHEGDNELTIEVSNEDTPSMYPASADFTFYGGLYRGVNLISVPGTHFDLDYFGGPGIKVTPKPTEDGGATFEIESWVTNGEEAYTVMYSIEDCYGNEVASGVRPCDSTKVTLYVPDAQLWSMDEPNLYTVTARLQKNNETFDEIYANVGVRSYTVTPNDGFSINGVPTPLRGVARHQDRLYKGNALTAEDHYEDAMLIKELGANTIRLAHYQHSQDFYDACDELGFAVWAEIPFISVFKKDPSAHQNCRHQMTELIIQNYNHPSIMFWGLSNEILIGGICQELVDNHHDLQKLVRELDPTRLTTIAHVSNTPVDGPMHHITDVESYNHYFGWYGGKMEQNGPWLDKFHAEHPDICIGISEYGTEGIINWHSNDPQCKDYTEEYQALYHEHLAQVFEDRPWVWATHCWNMFDFGCAARHEGGVAGRNNKGLMTIDRKTKKDSYFVYQAYWSKLPMVHIAGRRHAQRAGETTEIKVYSNQDTVVLYVNGKEVGQQTAHRVFKFNVALEEGFNTILAVAGDVKDSITLEKVEKEPDCYTLPEFNERQEGVANWFKQVGSLDLKAPMEFPEGYYSIKDSMEELSKNEEALALATRAVKLATNFDIKPGVGMWDMMKRMTPEAMAKMINMPDGFIESLNAQLIKIKK from the coding sequence ATGAGAGAGATCATTTCCTTGAACGAAAACTGGACCCTGTCCTTCCCCAAGGGCGAGCGTCCCACCGAGCAGGTCACCCTGCCCCACACCTGGAACGCTGTGGACGGCATGGACGGCAACGGCAGCTATCTGCGCACCACCGGTGTCTATACCCGCACCTTTACCCAGCCCAAGCAGCCTCTGGCTGGCGGCCGCACCTACGTTGAGGTGCTGGCAGCTGCTCTGGCCGCAACCGTGAAGGTCAACGGCCAGGTGGCAACCACCCATGAGGGCGGCTTCTCCATCTTCCGTGCCGATGTCACCGACCTGTGCCACGAGGGCGACAACGAGCTGACCATCGAGGTCTCCAACGAGGACACCCCCTCCATGTACCCCGCTTCCGCCGACTTCACCTTCTACGGCGGCCTGTACCGCGGCGTGAACCTGATCAGCGTGCCCGGCACCCACTTTGACCTGGACTACTTCGGCGGCCCCGGCATCAAGGTCACCCCCAAGCCCACCGAGGACGGCGGTGCCACCTTTGAGATCGAGAGCTGGGTCACCAACGGCGAAGAGGCCTACACTGTGATGTACAGCATCGAGGACTGCTACGGCAACGAAGTTGCTTCCGGCGTGCGCCCCTGCGACAGCACCAAGGTCACCCTGTACGTTCCCGATGCCCAGCTGTGGAGCATGGACGAGCCCAACCTGTACACCGTGACCGCCCGCCTGCAGAAGAACAACGAGACCTTTGATGAGATCTACGCCAACGTGGGTGTCCGCAGCTATACTGTGACCCCGAACGACGGCTTCTCCATCAACGGCGTGCCCACCCCGCTGCGCGGCGTGGCTCGCCATCAGGATCGTCTGTACAAGGGCAACGCCCTGACCGCTGAGGATCACTACGAGGATGCCATGCTCATCAAGGAGCTGGGTGCCAACACCATCCGTCTGGCCCACTATCAGCACAGCCAGGACTTCTACGACGCATGTGACGAGCTGGGCTTCGCCGTCTGGGCTGAGATTCCCTTCATCAGCGTCTTTAAGAAGGACCCCTCCGCTCACCAGAACTGCCGTCACCAGATGACCGAACTGATCATCCAGAACTACAACCACCCCTCCATCATGTTCTGGGGCCTGTCCAACGAGATCCTGATCGGCGGCATCTGCCAGGAGCTGGTGGACAACCACCACGACCTGCAGAAGCTGGTGCGTGAGCTGGATCCCACCCGTCTCACCACCATTGCCCACGTCTCCAACACCCCTGTTGACGGCCCCATGCATCACATTACCGATGTAGAGAGCTACAACCACTACTTCGGCTGGTACGGCGGCAAGATGGAGCAGAACGGCCCCTGGCTGGACAAGTTCCACGCCGAGCACCCCGACATCTGCATCGGCATCTCCGAGTACGGCACCGAGGGCATCATCAACTGGCACAGCAACGATCCCCAGTGCAAGGACTACACCGAGGAGTATCAGGCACTGTACCACGAGCATCTGGCTCAGGTGTTCGAGGATCGTCCCTGGGTGTGGGCTACCCACTGCTGGAACATGTTCGACTTTGGCTGCGCTGCCCGCCACGAGGGCGGCGTTGCAGGCCGCAACAACAAGGGCCTGATGACCATTGACCGCAAGACCAAGAAGGACAGCTACTTTGTCTACCAGGCATACTGGTCCAAGCTGCCCATGGTCCACATCGCCGGCCGCCGCCATGCACAGCGCGCAGGCGAGACCACCGAGATCAAGGTCTACTCCAACCAGGACACCGTTGTGCTGTACGTCAACGGTAAGGAAGTCGGCCAGCAGACCGCGCACCGCGTGTTCAAGTTCAATGTTGCTCTGGAAGAGGGCTTCAACACCATCCTGGCCGTTGCCGGTGACGTGAAGGATTCCATCACGCTGGAAAAGGTCGAGAAGGAGCCTGATTGCTACACTCTGCCTGAGTTCAACGAGCGTCAGGAGGGCGTTGCCAACTGGTTCAAGCAGGTCGGCAGCCTGGATCTGAAGGCTCCGATGGAGTTCCCCGAGGGCTATTACAGCATCAAGGACAGCATGGAGGAGCTCTCCAAGAACGAAGAGGCTCTGGCTCTCGCCACCAGGGCTGTCAAGCTGGCCACCAACTTTGACATCAAGCCCGGCGTTGGCATGTGGGATATGATGAAGCGCATGACCCCTGAGGCTATGGCTAAGATGATCAACATGCCCGACGGCTTTATCGAGAGCCTGAACGCCCAGCTGATCAAGATCAAGAAGTAA
- a CDS encoding TM2 domain-containing protein — protein MAEENKLNQTPEITPAPSAETPEKAPTTGELLGDVEHYDEDKDDWSTGYYGTGSRQQVTDDVFHKLETGEKFTRDDFIKAELALQDAKLEAGIDPEKEKSPGLIGKYHDWKKNRVRHKVNKKKYLLLCLFLGWCGGHRYYEKRYALAAFYTLFFWSVVPFFLCVTDLLIALPMQADENGDILI, from the coding sequence ATGGCAGAAGAAAACAAGCTGAACCAGACCCCTGAGATCACCCCGGCCCCCTCCGCTGAGACCCCGGAAAAGGCTCCCACCACCGGCGAGCTGCTGGGCGATGTGGAGCACTACGACGAGGATAAGGATGATTGGAGCACCGGCTATTACGGCACCGGCAGCCGCCAGCAGGTAACGGACGATGTGTTCCATAAGCTGGAAACCGGCGAAAAGTTCACCCGGGATGATTTTATCAAGGCAGAGCTGGCGCTGCAGGATGCCAAGCTGGAAGCTGGCATCGATCCCGAAAAGGAGAAGAGCCCGGGCCTCATTGGGAAGTATCACGATTGGAAAAAGAACCGCGTAAGGCACAAGGTGAACAAGAAGAAGTACCTTCTTCTCTGCCTGTTTCTGGGTTGGTGCGGCGGCCACCGCTACTATGAAAAGCGGTATGCGCTGGCGGCCTTCTACACCCTGTTCTTCTGGAGCGTGGTGCCCTTCTTCCTCTGCGTGACTGACCTTCTCATTGCACTGCCCATGCAGGCCGATGAGAACGGCGACATCCTGATCTGA
- a CDS encoding TM2 domain-containing protein, translating to MEEKTQWVKDPDHGFIWNTIDHLLYWREHREKHCVSRKKYMRLCILGAFGAHQFYAKRPVLGLLYLATFWSGFSAAMTIVDFIIAVPMKPDENGNIWL from the coding sequence ATGGAAGAAAAGACACAGTGGGTAAAGGACCCGGACCATGGGTTCATCTGGAACACCATCGACCACCTGTTATACTGGAGAGAACACCGTGAAAAGCACTGTGTCAGCCGCAAGAAGTATATGCGCCTGTGCATTCTGGGTGCGTTTGGTGCGCACCAGTTCTATGCCAAGCGCCCGGTGCTGGGCCTGCTGTATCTGGCAACCTTCTGGAGTGGTTTCTCTGCCGCTATGACCATCGTGGACTTCATCATTGCCGTGCCCATGAAACCGGACGAGAACGGCAACATCTGGCTGTAA
- a CDS encoding MFS transporter: MAKTRSLPDKFYDKDYEHNGIHRVPLWRIAGYALNNTATNVYLMMMNYATYYLMGWVGVGMMVASSLTMMMRIWDGVTDPFVGFMVDKTNGKFGKNRPFIVIGQIILCVTSWVAFHVTHKLPQGVRFPFYVVVLMVYYLGYTCQCVVTKSAQSCVTNDPKQRPMFASFDGVYNTLVFAILGIIIPRIANSYNDVGGYASLEFFDTLWKMTAVMSAIFTIIAVISIAPKDRSEFFGTGKPVKVGLKDYWDTLKNNRAIQMLVLSASTDKLGSSAKSSAVMVAMFACIAGSNLLQSNVTGLVTIPSTIVCFLFISFFATRLGQRKAMLIGSVGGLVINGALAALWLLGDPTTMTSNPATGALNWGYFLILYLVLTIIAAGFQGISGNIVIPMTADCADYEVYRTGKYVPGLMGTLFSFVDKLVSSFAPMVAGVMFSMCGYTDHNPVMGDPVTPGLRGGVVFCAYGMIMIGLVCNLIAMKFYPLTKEKMEEIQDEVAQIKMKTMAENA, translated from the coding sequence ATGGCAAAAACCAGAAGTCTGCCGGATAAGTTCTATGATAAGGACTATGAGCACAACGGCATCCACCGCGTTCCCCTGTGGCGTATCGCAGGCTACGCTTTGAACAACACCGCAACCAACGTTTATCTGATGATGATGAACTACGCCACCTACTACCTGATGGGCTGGGTCGGCGTTGGCATGATGGTCGCTTCTTCCCTGACCATGATGATGCGTATCTGGGACGGTGTCACTGACCCGTTCGTCGGCTTCATGGTCGATAAGACCAACGGCAAGTTCGGCAAGAACCGCCCGTTCATCGTGATCGGTCAGATCATCCTGTGCGTCACCAGCTGGGTCGCATTCCATGTGACCCACAAGTTGCCTCAGGGCGTGCGCTTCCCCTTCTATGTGGTCGTTCTGATGGTCTACTACCTGGGCTACACCTGCCAGTGTGTCGTTACCAAGTCCGCTCAGTCTTGTGTGACCAACGATCCCAAACAGCGCCCCATGTTCGCTTCTTTCGACGGTGTGTATAACACCTTGGTGTTTGCTATCCTGGGCATCATCATTCCCCGTATCGCCAACAGCTACAACGATGTGGGCGGTTACGCATCTCTGGAGTTCTTTGACACCCTGTGGAAGATGACCGCTGTCATGTCTGCGATCTTCACCATCATCGCTGTGATCTCCATCGCTCCCAAGGATCGTTCCGAGTTCTTCGGCACCGGCAAACCTGTCAAGGTCGGCCTGAAGGATTACTGGGATACCCTGAAGAACAACCGTGCCATTCAGATGCTGGTCCTGTCCGCATCTACCGATAAGCTGGGCTCCTCTGCAAAGTCCAGCGCCGTCATGGTCGCCATGTTCGCCTGCATCGCCGGTTCCAACCTGCTGCAGAGTAACGTTACCGGTCTGGTCACCATCCCCAGCACCATCGTGTGCTTCCTGTTCATCAGCTTCTTTGCTACCCGACTGGGTCAGCGCAAGGCCATGCTGATCGGCTCTGTGGGTGGTCTGGTCATCAACGGCGCTCTGGCAGCCCTGTGGCTGCTGGGCGATCCCACCACCATGACCTCTAACCCCGCTACCGGTGCTCTGAACTGGGGCTACTTCCTGATCCTGTACCTCGTTCTGACCATCATCGCCGCTGGTTTCCAGGGCATTTCCGGCAACATCGTTATCCCCATGACCGCTGACTGCGCCGACTACGAAGTCTACCGTACCGGCAAGTACGTCCCCGGCCTGATGGGCACCCTGTTCAGCTTCGTGGATAAGCTGGTCTCCTCTTTCGCACCCATGGTCGCCGGTGTCATGTTCAGCATGTGCGGCTACACCGACCACAACCCCGTTATGGGTGACCCTGTTACCCCGGGCCTGCGCGGCGGCGTTGTCTTCTGCGCATACGGCATGATCATGATCGGCCTGGTCTGCAACCTGATCGCTATGAAGTTCTATCCCCTGACCAAGGAGAAGATGGAAGAGATCCAGGATGAGGTCGCTCAGATCAAGATGAAGACCATGGCTGAGAACGCCTAA